The Humulus lupulus chromosome 3, drHumLupu1.1, whole genome shotgun sequence genome window below encodes:
- the LOC133822195 gene encoding probable E3 ubiquitin-protein ligase XERICO produces MLISSSISTEPPSKFSVVSRVCSIELFLTLTWYENQFLVSCSLLCFFKKNSKMGLSNFPTAAEGMLPVLVINSVLSVALLKNMVRSVLQVMGANMSSPNVVEEDPDEFSSPEAVSRDRRISITQFKSLCHDRFFEAKTSISSSTSISSSTSNSNTNSVECCVCLCRFEADEEVSELSCKHFFHKGCLEKWFHNKHETCPLCRSIE; encoded by the coding sequence ATGTTAATTAGTAGTAGTATATCAACAGAGCCTCCGAGCAAGTTTTCTGTTGTGTCTCGCGTTTGCTCTATTGAGCTTTTCCTTACCCTTACGTGGTACGAAAACCAGTTCCTCGTTTCTTGTTCTCTGCTTTGTTTTTTCAAGAAAAATAGTAAGATGGGACTCTCAAACTTTCCTACAGCAGCCGAAGGAATGTTACCTGTGCTAGTAATAAACAGTGTTTTATCAGTGGCTCTGTTGAAGAACATGGTGAGATCTGTGCTTCAAGTCATGGGTGCCAATATGAGTTCTCCAAACGTTGTGGAAGAAGACCCAGATGAGTTTTCTTCACCAGAGGCTGTTTCAAGGGACAGAAGAATCTCAATAACCCAGTTCAAGTCTCTGTGCCATGACAGGTTTTTCGAAGCCAAAACTAGTATTAGCAGTAGTACTAGTATTAGCAGTAGTACTAGTAATAGTAACACTAATTCAGTAGAGTGCTGTGTTTGTCTATGTCGGTTTGAAGCTGACGAGGAGGTGAGTGAGTTGTCTTGCAAGCATTTTTTCCACAAAGGGTGTTTAGAGAAATGGTTTCACAACAAGCATGAAACGTGCCCCTTGTGTCGTTCTATTGAGTAA
- the LOC133822194 gene encoding uncharacterized protein LOC133822194 isoform X1, which yields MGILSRSSASRKPNETMRLVVTTFFGVVLGFFIGVSFPALSLTKLNIPSSFLPATIQLSYTDDTTSGLPTQINEWSSAKINDSSSKEDQHLNDPTKIWVTTNPKGAERLPPGIVEATSDFYPRRLWGNPNEDLTSHPKYLVTFTVGYDQKKNIDAAVKKFSENFTILLFHYDGRTTEWEEFEWSQRAIHVSVRKQTKWWYAKRFLHPDIVAPYDYIFIWDEDLGVEHFDAEEYIKLVRKHGLEISQPGLEPNKGLTWQMTKRRGDREVHKDTTEKPGWCTDPHLPPCAAFVEIMAPVFSRDAWRCVWHMIQNDLVHGWGLDFALRKCVEPAHEKIGVVDSQWIVHQTVPSLGNQGESHNGKAPWQGVRERCRKEWTMFQSRFSNAEKNYFKSQGVDPSIAH from the exons ATGGGAATCCTTTCACGCAG TTCAGCTAGTAGAAAACCAAATGAAACTATGAGACTTGTTGTAACAACTTTTTTTGGAGTAGTTTTGGGTTTCTTTATAGGAGTATCCTTCCCAGCATTGTCATTAACTAAG CTAAATATTCCATCCAGCTTTCTTCCCGCTACTATTCAGCTCTCGTACACTGATGACACAACTTCAGGTCTCCCTACTCAGATAAATGAGTGGTCTTCTGCAAAGATTAATGATAGCAGCTCAAAGGAAGACCAGCATTTAAATGATCCAACAAAG ATTTGGGTCACAACAAACCCTAAAGGTGCAGAAAGACTACCACCAGGAATTGTTGAAGCTACATCAGATTTTTATCCGAGGAGATTGTGGGGTAACCCCAATGAG GATTTGACCAGTCATCCAAAGTACCTTGTCACCTTCACTGTTGGTTATGATCAGAAAAAGAATATTGATGCAGCTGTGAAAAAG TTTTCAGAAAATTTCACCATCCTCTTATTTCACTATGATGGTCGGACAACTGAGTGGGAGGAGTTTGAGTGGTCACAACGAGCTATTCACGTGAGTGTCCGGAAGCAGACTAAATG GTGGTATGCTAAACGATTTCTGCATCCTGACATTGTGGCTCCATATGACTACATATTTATCTGGGATGAAGACCTTGGAGTTGAGCATTTCGACGCAGAAGA GTACATAAAACTAGTCAGGAAGCATGGTTTGGAGATTTCTCAGCCTGGTTTAGAGCCTAATAAAGGATTGACATGGCAGATGACTAAAAGAAGAGGTGATCGAGAAGTACACAA AGACACGACTGAGAAACCTGGCTGGTGCACTGATCCACATCTGCCTCCTTGTGCAGC TTTTGTTGAGATCATGGCCCCAGTGTTCTCCCGAGATGCATGGCGTTGTGTGTGGCATATGATTCAG AATGACTTGGTCCACGGTTGGGGTCTTGATTTTGCTCTTAGAAAGTGTGTAGAG CCTGCCCATGAGAAAATAGGAGTTGTAGATTCCCAATGGATTGTTCACCAAACTGTTCCTTCACTCGGGAACCAG GGTGAATCACATAATGGGAAGGCACCATGGCAAGGG GTGAGAGAGAGGTGCAGAAAGGAGTGGACAATGTTTCAAAGTCGTTTCTCAAATGCAGAAAAAAACTACTTCAAATCACAGGGGGTTGATCCTTCAATAGCTCATTAG
- the LOC133822194 gene encoding uncharacterized protein LOC133822194 isoform X2 — MRLVVTTFFGVVLGFFIGVSFPALSLTKLNIPSSFLPATIQLSYTDDTTSGLPTQINEWSSAKINDSSSKEDQHLNDPTKIWVTTNPKGAERLPPGIVEATSDFYPRRLWGNPNEDLTSHPKYLVTFTVGYDQKKNIDAAVKKFSENFTILLFHYDGRTTEWEEFEWSQRAIHVSVRKQTKWWYAKRFLHPDIVAPYDYIFIWDEDLGVEHFDAEEYIKLVRKHGLEISQPGLEPNKGLTWQMTKRRGDREVHKDTTEKPGWCTDPHLPPCAAFVEIMAPVFSRDAWRCVWHMIQNDLVHGWGLDFALRKCVEPAHEKIGVVDSQWIVHQTVPSLGNQGESHNGKAPWQGVRERCRKEWTMFQSRFSNAEKNYFKSQGVDPSIAH, encoded by the exons ATGAGACTTGTTGTAACAACTTTTTTTGGAGTAGTTTTGGGTTTCTTTATAGGAGTATCCTTCCCAGCATTGTCATTAACTAAG CTAAATATTCCATCCAGCTTTCTTCCCGCTACTATTCAGCTCTCGTACACTGATGACACAACTTCAGGTCTCCCTACTCAGATAAATGAGTGGTCTTCTGCAAAGATTAATGATAGCAGCTCAAAGGAAGACCAGCATTTAAATGATCCAACAAAG ATTTGGGTCACAACAAACCCTAAAGGTGCAGAAAGACTACCACCAGGAATTGTTGAAGCTACATCAGATTTTTATCCGAGGAGATTGTGGGGTAACCCCAATGAG GATTTGACCAGTCATCCAAAGTACCTTGTCACCTTCACTGTTGGTTATGATCAGAAAAAGAATATTGATGCAGCTGTGAAAAAG TTTTCAGAAAATTTCACCATCCTCTTATTTCACTATGATGGTCGGACAACTGAGTGGGAGGAGTTTGAGTGGTCACAACGAGCTATTCACGTGAGTGTCCGGAAGCAGACTAAATG GTGGTATGCTAAACGATTTCTGCATCCTGACATTGTGGCTCCATATGACTACATATTTATCTGGGATGAAGACCTTGGAGTTGAGCATTTCGACGCAGAAGA GTACATAAAACTAGTCAGGAAGCATGGTTTGGAGATTTCTCAGCCTGGTTTAGAGCCTAATAAAGGATTGACATGGCAGATGACTAAAAGAAGAGGTGATCGAGAAGTACACAA AGACACGACTGAGAAACCTGGCTGGTGCACTGATCCACATCTGCCTCCTTGTGCAGC TTTTGTTGAGATCATGGCCCCAGTGTTCTCCCGAGATGCATGGCGTTGTGTGTGGCATATGATTCAG AATGACTTGGTCCACGGTTGGGGTCTTGATTTTGCTCTTAGAAAGTGTGTAGAG CCTGCCCATGAGAAAATAGGAGTTGTAGATTCCCAATGGATTGTTCACCAAACTGTTCCTTCACTCGGGAACCAG GGTGAATCACATAATGGGAAGGCACCATGGCAAGGG GTGAGAGAGAGGTGCAGAAAGGAGTGGACAATGTTTCAAAGTCGTTTCTCAAATGCAGAAAAAAACTACTTCAAATCACAGGGGGTTGATCCTTCAATAGCTCATTAG